Part of the Rissa tridactyla isolate bRisTri1 chromosome 3, bRisTri1.patW.cur.20221130, whole genome shotgun sequence genome, gaatattttcataCTTATTGCATAACATTATTCTATTGACTACAAAGAGGCATCAAATTAGCCCCAATCCTAGAAATAATTCAGCATGGGAGTTGCTTTTCTCATGCGAAATGTCCCATTGACTCTTACTGGGTCTACTCCCATGAGAAAAGTTAACTgagcccttcagcagcagcaggttttgtCCCATGCACCTGTACTTTGGCTTAAAGAAAATTATAGCAACTCCCTTaacctgaaaagcaggaaaaccccaaaaagctatgaaaaaaggaaatatggaCCCTTTCCAGTCAGCCATGTTTTACATCCCCACTTCACTTGAAGGCTCAAGGTGTGTTCCAGGCGATTCTGCATCTCCCCCCAGAATCTAACAAGGCCACTTAAGTCTGTTCATACCTCATGTGTGTTTTAAGTGCAGAAGGCTGAGAAAATTTAGCCTCACACTCTGTGCACCCATAAGGCTTGTCGCCTGTATGCGTCCTTTCATGGAGCCTCAAGGCAGTTTTGGAGCTCAACCCCTTTCCACACTGTTGGCACTGATGACGCTCCCCACCACCCTCATGAACCTGGAGAATGTGCCTCTTGACGTCCTTCTTCCTCTTGAACTTCTTACCGCAGAGCTCACAAGGGAAGTGGCGCTCGCTGCTGTGGACATGGCGCTGATGGCTTTTTAGGTTGCACCGGTTGGCAAAGGTCTGACTGCAGGTTTCACACCGATAAACGATTTCGGCTGCAATGCCATGGCTGTGCTTTATGTGCTTGAGAAAACTTTTCTCATACAGGAATTCCTTCTCGCATGTGCTGCACTTGAAGTTACTGCCTCGTTTCTTTTTATCCTCTTCggattttttcaggttttcttctgATTCAAAGTTGCCATCGCATTCTTCGCTTTCCGGTTTGATGTCATTCTCTGCttgctcctcctccctctccataTCACACGTATCCTGGTCTTGAGGATATCTGTTTTCTTCAACAGCAACCTCTTCAttcttctgctgctctctcaGCCGCCTCGTGTATTTCTTCTTTGGGATTTCCACAAATACTTTCCTTCCAGCCAGTCTCCCACTTGCCCTTCTGATTTTGGTATAAGGAGGCTTcatcatttccttctttttgtccGTTTTCTCTTTTGGTTTGGTAGCCGGCATCTCAGGAGACACCCTATTGCTGGGCCTGTCTGCTGGGGAATCTGGAGGATCCAGAGGACAGTCTGCCTGGTCAGCCTCTGCCACAGCAGCTGCATTGGACTCAAGCAAAATGCTTGGCTGGGTAGAGCTCTCTTCCTCGGAGTTCTGGGATTCAGAGAAGTTTTGCAACTCCAACAGCACTGATTCAAGCATCTGCTTCTTTAACTGAAAGCAGGTTTCCGAGAGGTCCAAGCACTTCAGCTTTTCGGCTATTTCTAGCATGCGCTGCACTCTGTCTTCTTCCACTTCTACCTTAGCAGTGTAGACAAACTCAAGAAATGACGCAAAATCAGCAACCTGGACCTCATTCAAGAACACGTTGGTCCTTGGGCCATCCATGCCCTTCTCATTAAGGAAAACCTCCTTGAAAAATTTGCTTGTTGCTGCCAATACAGCCTTGTGAGCAACAAACTCTGCCCTAACACCTTGATACTCCACACTGACAGTCACGTCGCAGAGGTGGCCCAGGAGACGCAGCTGATGCATTTCATTCAGAAGGTTGATAGGAGAGGACTTGGATTCCAGTAAAACTGCATTACTTTCCATCTTTCTTCTCACTGCAAAAAGCTGTTAACAACACAGCACGTTAACTATTTGCACGGAAGCTAACAGAACTCAAAGATTTCAGCGGCCAAAAGTCAAATCCAGAATGTCTAGAGTGCTTCACTTCAGATTTAAGCATTAAGATGCTTGAGCTTAAGTGATCAGACTTTCAAAGGAGCACTGTGAAAAGTCTGGCTAGAAGTGCAGATTTCCAAAAGTGTCACCCTAAGGGGCCATATCTAAAACCATGCCGCCA contains:
- the GZF1 gene encoding GDNF-inducible zinc finger protein 1 isoform X3, which encodes MCNCWCRRTDKLVGSQSVKFSWRFLSLSASSASGRGCVHGVQWLTLFAVRRKMESNAVLLESKSSPINLLNEMHQLRLLGHLCDVTVSVEYQGVRAEFVAHKAVLAATSKFFKEVFLNEKGMDGPRTNVFLNEVQVADFASFLEFVYTAKVEVEEDRVQRMLEIAEKLKCLDLSETCFQLKKQMLESVLLELQNFSESQNSEEESSTQPSILLESNAAAVAEADQADCPLDPPDSPADRPSNRVSPEMPATKPKEKTDKKKEMMKPPYTKIRRASGRLAGRKVFVEIPKKKYTRRLREQQKNEEVAVEENRYPQDQDTCDMEREEEQAENDIKPESEECDGNFESEENLKKSEEDKKKRGSNFKCSTCEKEFLYEKSFLKHIKHSHGIAAEIVYRCETCSQTFANRCNLKSHQRHVHSSERHFPCELCGKKFKRKKDVKRHILQVHEGGGERHQCQQCGKGLSSKTALRLHERTHTGDKPYGCTECEAKFSQPSALKTHMRIHTGEKPFVCDECGARFTQNHMLIYHKRCHTGERPFMCETCGKSFASKEYLKHHNRIHTGSKPFKCEVCFRTFAQRNSLYQHIKVHTGERPYCCDQCGKQFTQLNALQRHHRIHTGEKPFMCNACGRTFTDKSTLRRHTSIHDKNTPWKSFLVIVEGASKNDEGHKTELPDEEYDVSPKIPEKLLSFSENGHYQNLTAVPGSVTALHDNGSATGTDCDPAYNKQ
- the GZF1 gene encoding GDNF-inducible zinc finger protein 1 isoform X1, whose amino-acid sequence is MCNCWCRRTDKLVGSQSVKFSWRFLSLSASSASGRGCVHGVQWLTLFAVRRKMESNAVLLESKSSPINLLNEMHQLRLLGHLCDVTVSVEYQGVRAEFVAHKAVLAATSKFFKEVFLNEKGMDGPRTNVFLNEVQVADFASFLEFVYTAKVEVEEDRVQRMLEIAEKLKCLDLSETCFQLKKQMLESVLLELQNFSESQNSEEESSTQPSILLESNAAAVAEADQADCPLDPPDSPADRPSNRVSPEMPATKPKEKTDKKKEMMKPPYTKIRRASGRLAGRKVFVEIPKKKYTRRLREQQKNEEVAVEENRYPQDQDTCDMEREEEQAENDIKPESEECDGNFESEENLKKSEEDKKKRGSNFKCSTCEKEFLYEKSFLKHIKHSHGIAAEIVYRCETCSQTFANRCNLKSHQRHVHSSERHFPCELCGKKFKRKKDVKRHILQVHEGGGERHQCQQCGKGLSSKTALRLHERTHTGDKPYGCTECEAKFSQPSALKTHMRIHTGEKPFVCDECGARFTQNHMLIYHKRCHTGERPFMCETCGKSFASKEYLKHHNRIHTGSKPFKCEVCFRTFAQRNSLYQHIKVHTGERPYCCDQCGKQFTQLNALQRHHRIHTGEKPFMCNACGRTFTDKSTLRRHTSIHDKNTPWKSFLVIVEGASKNDEGHKTELPDEEYDVSPKIPEKLLSFSENGHYQNLTAVPGSVTALHDNGSATGTDCLELLPQALREMPCCPRVTIQHSDSLGYASSFHELGTVSLARHEETLLKN
- the GZF1 gene encoding GDNF-inducible zinc finger protein 1 isoform X4, translating into MCNCWCRRTDKLVGSQSVKFSWRFLSLSASSASGRGCVHGVQWLTLFAVRRKMESNAVLLESKSSPINLLNEMHQLRLLGHLCDVTVSVEYQGVRAEFVAHKAVLAATSKFFKEVFLNEKGMDGPRTNVFLNEVQVADFASFLEFVYTAKVEVEEDRVQRMLEIAEKLKCLDLSETCFQLKKQMLESVLLELQNFSESQNSEEESSTQPSILLESNAAAVAEADQADCPLDPPDSPADRPSNRVSPEMPATKPKEKTDKKKEMMKPPYTKIRRASGRLAGRKVFVEIPKKKYTRRLREQQKNEEVAVEENRYPQDQDTCDMEREEEQAENDIKPESEECDGNFESEENLKKSEEDKKKRGSNFKCSTCEKEFLYEKSFLKHIKHSHGIAAEIVYRCETCSQTFANRCNLKSHQRHVHSSERHFPCELCGKKFKRKKDVKRHILQVHEGGGERHQCQQCGKGLSSKTALRLHERTHTGDKPYGCTECEAKFSQPSALKTHMRIHTGEKPFVCDECGARFTQNHMLIYHKRCHTGERPFMCETCGKSFASKEYLKHHNRIHTGSKPFKCEVCFRTFAQRNSLYQHIKVHTGERPYCCDQCGKQFTQLNALQRHHRIHTGEKPFMCNACGRTFTDKSTLRRHTSIHDKNTPWKSFLVIVEGASKNDEGHKTELPDEEYDVSPKIPEKLLSFSENGHYQNLTAVPGSVTALHDNGSATGTD
- the GZF1 gene encoding GDNF-inducible zinc finger protein 1 isoform X2 translates to MCNCWCRRTDKLVGSQSVKFSWRFLSLSASSASGRGCVHGVQWLTLFAVRRKMESNAVLLESKSSPINLLNEMHQLRLLGHLCDVTVSVEYQGVRAEFVAHKAVLAATSKFFKEVFLNEKGMDGPRTNVFLNEVQVADFASFLEFVYTAKVEVEEDRVQRMLEIAEKLKCLDLSETCFQLKKQMLESVLLELQNFSESQNSEEESSTQPSILLESNAAAVAEADQADCPLDPPDSPADRPSNRVSPEMPATKPKEKTDKKKEMMKPPYTKIRRASGRLAGRKVFVEIPKKKYTRRLREQQKNEEVAVEENRYPQDQDTCDMEREEEQAENDIKPESEECDGNFESEENLKKSEEDKKKRGSNFKCSTCEKEFLYEKSFLKHIKHSHGIAAEIVYRCETCSQTFANRCNLKSHQRHVHSSERHFPCELCGKKFKRKKDVKRHILQVHEGGGERHQCQQCGKGLSSKTALRLHERTHTGDKPYGCTECEAKFSQPSALKTHMRIHTGEKPFVCDECGARFTQNHMLIYHKRCHTGERPFMCETCGKSFASKEYLKHHNRIHTGSKPFKCEVCFRTFAQRNSLYQHIKVHTGERPYCCDQCGKQFTQLNALQRHHRIHTGEKPFMCNACGRTFTDKSTLRRHTSIHDKNTPWKSFLVIVEGASKNDEGHKTELPDEEYDVSPKIPEKLLSFSENGHYQNLTAVPGSVTALHDNGSATGTDCKSDGTPGPQEALIATTLSELTVLHTQTDSIQPQLHALVNME